The nucleotide sequence GGGTTGTCCTGACAACTGGGTTGGGTACCGCGACGTCTGCTACTACCTCTCGACGGAGGAGGGGAGCTGGGTGTGGAGCCAGGAGCGGTGCTCCTCACACGGGGCCTCGCTGGCTGTGCTCCAGAGGGAGTGGGAAATGGTGAGTGGGGGGCTGTTgtggctgcagggtgggggtgTGAAGGAAGGGGGGTTCCTGGGTTGGGTGCAGACCCTGGGTGTGGAGCCGGGGCTGGTGAGCTCGTTCAGAAGCGCTGGAGTCTGTTGGAGCAGCCgttgggagggagctgctgccatcccaggggcagtggtggtggtggtggtgcagggctggggctgcctgccaggctggcagggacctgcGTGGGGCGGGACAGTGAGTGGCgtggggccagcagcagctcctgactgttggcttctctctttcctaccCAGGAGTTTCTCTCGCGCCTCAAAGGCAAAGATGATTTCTGGCTTGGGCTGCGGAGACAGGGCGAACGCCTGGAGTGGGTGGATGGCAGCAGCTTCACCCAGACGTGAGTCCCGTGTGGAGACGGTCCTGCAGTGGGACGGGCAGGGGTGGTGGGACGTGTCTGCTGGGACTGTCCCTTGCAGGCAGCCCTTGTCCCCTCCCGGTGCCTGCAAGGGACAAACATTATCCCAGCGGTACCAGCGGTGTCATTGCTTCCTGTTGCAGGATCCTGGTGCGGGGCCAAGGAGCGTGTCTGTATTTGAATGACAATGCTTTAGTGAGTACAAGCTGCTCACAGCAACGGCCATATATGTGCAGCAAGCACTATGCTCAGAGGTGACAGAGAGAGGACCTTCTCCGTGCTGAGCACTCACAGCTTCACCTCGTccggcagcgcaggcagggacTGGCCAGGTGGGGAGGCAAGCACAGAGCCCCGACGTGAGCaggggtgtgcgagggccgctgagggaggtttcagtccaggcagcccttttggggctggcacctttggcctgggagcaggggctcgacgtttacagtttggaggctggacACTGGTTGGCAGTGAGAGGGCGTAGGGATGTTCTTGCCTCAGCTGCTGGTTCGGGGTGCTCCTGGTCTCGGTAACAACTCGCTGCCAGGTCTCAGGGAGCTGAacctgcaggaagaggagacatCGTGGAAGCTGACGtgtgcctggctgggctgggaccTCAAGCACGGAACAAgtggtttttctccttgtgtGACCACCCCAGAACTCTTTCTTCTCGTGCGATTCAGTCACACCCGCTTTTGTGCGGTAGGGACAGAGCtcgagcagctgctgccagaggagATGGGCGCAGAGCTCTGCGGAGTtccctggcacagagctgggcgGCTCTGGTGTGTCAGCTGTGCTGTTACTCCTATTTTAGTACTCTGCTGTGCATTAAACCATTGTAAATTCCCAGGAGTGTCCCTTCTATTCCCGAAGGCACCTGTTGAAGGCAGCcctgtcccttcccctcctcgcCCCTGGGTGCAATTTCCATCCTGGCTTTTGGAGCAGCGCTGGCTCTGCCCGATGCCCAGGCGagtcctggggctgcccccgggctgtgctctgctgaaggGCACCCTCCCTGCCCGTCCCACCTTGCTTTCCTGCCTACGGGGTCTCTCAGGgccccccaaatcctgcccccctggagcaggtgctgctgcaggagccccagcagcagctggaagcagctgtgggCGTTGGGGACCCAGTTTGGGGTTCAGATGGCAGCGAGGATGGGTGAGGAGTGCTGTTTGTTGGGGCACTGCCACCTCGGGTTCCTTTGGCTCGCCCTTTCTGAGCTGGGGAACCCTGTTTGTGGAGGTTTCTGCCATGGGGACaggctcttctctccctccccctggtTTCTTCCtaattcctttcttgtttttttctcctttacctAACTTAGCTCTCGCACCGCTACGCTTCCTCTCCGCCTTTGCCTCTGTCAAGGATGACAGTGCAGCTAGAAGAGCCATAATCCCCCGCGTTAGAGCAGGCGCAGGCTGTGGTGAGTGAGGAGTGGGAAATGCAGGAGCACATCCCCATTTTTgaggtgcctttttttttttccccccactgggGCAAGGTCACTCAGGCTTTTTGGCTGCAGCGCCTCTAGAATTACCTCGGTGGATGATGCGGCAGCCATCACAGGCTGCCCTTCTCATCGCCACATTTCCGTTTTCATGCTGTTAACCCCAGCCACCCCCTTTCTCATAAGGGACAGGGCAAAATTTACCTGATAGGGCCTCAGAGCtcttcaaaggaaggaaaaagggctCTGAGCAATGTTTGTTTGCAGCATGATGGGGGTGGCTGTGGAAATAGGGTCTGCACTGAGCTGCTTTGAGCATGGTGATGGCTGGTGTGGGCAGCTCTCAcctggctgcttttgcagcaatGCTTGCACATTGGTTTAGCTCACATTTCCCCCACCTgactctatttttctttttttttcctccccccacacACCACAGGGCTCCTGCCAGCATGGCCTGCAGTTCAACCTGCACTGGAGGCAGTGGGTTAAACTGGTCCCTTTAGAGCAGCCAGCATAGCTGAACATCCCCCTTCCCTGagctccttcctgctgctgttgctgtcacaAAGAGGAACCCTGCTCAGCAGTGTGCTGGGGTGGCTGTTCCTagctgcaaaatttaaaaaaaaaaaaaaaaaacaaaaaaccaggtTAACGAGGCTCACATTGCAAGTCTGGAGTGGTTTTGCTCTCTAGAGAAACCCCTTTCTCCTAGATGGGAATAAATACCTGATGTTTGGATGGGTCAGTAGGTCCAGAAGCATCTGCCTGCTCTTCTGGCAGGCTGGCTCTTGCCTCGCTGGGGTTGGAAGATccttttctggggtttttcagCCCGCGTGCAGAAAGAGATGAGCAGGTCTGCCAAACCAACCACTAAATGTCACCCGGTGCCTTTGTAGCTCTGTTTTCTATAACTTTGGGGTTGTGTTTCCTTTCCCACCTTTCCTGCCCTCCAATTAGTTTAGTCGCATCCCGGTTTCCAAAGGGACAATCTGAGTGTCTCTTGGAAGTGACTTCTTGAAGAGAAGGAGTGAAGGAAGACCAAATAGATTTCTTGAGTTGTTTGGAACATTTTCCGTCCTTTCCCCTCAAAGGGCTCATTTCTAACCCTTTGTGTCCAAAGAGACTCCCAGGCTTTTTGGCACTTGCTTGCtccacagagcagagaaacagtgGTGTGCTCCAAACCTGGGCTGAAAAAACACTGGGCTTACAGAGAAATTGGTAACAGGGAGCAGGTGGCGATGCTGGAATAGGTTTGGGTGGGGAGTGGCAGTGACCAAGGCTGGAAAACACCTTCCAAGTGCCTGAAGGGAGGAGGTAAGGGTGGAAAGgacctggttttgttttatttgctaaGAATCACAACTCTGACGATCCTACTAGGAATATTCTGGGAGATCGCAGAGTTAAAAGTGTCTTGTTTGGGAGACTTTAGTACCTTAGAAGAATATGGCTCAGCTTTGAGTAGAAAAGGCTTCTTGCTACTATCAGATGTTTCTTCCCTTGATGTGAGCTCATTTTCCCTGGCTTAATTCAGCAGAAGCTACGTCAAGTTTCACTTTTGGGCTGGCCGGCACGTCGAACGCTCTATTTTGCAATCTTACTCTGCATGCCGAGCGTTCGGAGGCTCGCGCTTCTCCTCGCAGACCTCTCACTTGGACAGGAGCTTGCAAAGCTGAGCTGGAGGAGtgaaaaacctcagagaaatCAGATTTACTGACTGCTGGGTTGCCACCGTTCGAGCGAGGTGGTCCTCTCACCTCTCCTGCTATGGCTGGGGAAATTATTTATGCTGACCTGGATGTTGGTCCCGCAAAACGCTGCAGGGAACAGCATTCACTTCCTCAGCCCGACAGTAAGTGCATCGTGGGTTTTGGGgagttgttttccttgttttttggGGCTGGGGTTGTGTTGGGAGACTCCCACCCTCCGGGtggtgcagggaggggaaggggcccGTGGCTGCGGTGCTGTGCTAAGGGATCTCCTCCGCTGGTTGGGATCCCTTTGGTACTTTTGTCTTGAAAGGGCTGGAGGGTTTCTTTGAACCAGGGTCACCGTTTCAGTGTGAGCCCGGGACCTGTGATGCttaagggcagctgacatcttTAGATAGCCTGATCCACATCTCCATACTCCTGGTCCATCTTTCCTGCGCTTGCTGTGGTGTTTCACATCTcgtttccttcttcctctgccttatTGTGGCATTTCATGCTCTTTTCCTGCTGACTCTAGTTTTGGTGTCTAgcttatgggaaaaaaaaaccaacaatcaAAAAACCACCATCAAAAGGTTCAATTCCTGTTCATCCCTCctctggaagggacctctgcctGGTGAGGACCTCTTCAGTCAACACGCTGCACCCTCTTTTTTGCAAGCATTCATGATTTCCACCAAGCACATCCCTTTTGATCTCAAAGAGCTGGGCAAaacccagctcctgctgatACGAAGGTGGAACCAGATATTCTTCCTTAGCTGTTTTGTTCCTAGGTGGATAATGAACCTTAATCCCTTTGCTGGGCAAGGTGAGCTCTGGCTTTGTCCAGGAGCATCGTCCTGCCTCCTTCTCATGGAACAAGAGCCGAGGAGAGATGGGCTTCGCCCAGCCTCAAGCTCTGCAGCGAGGAGTCTACCTCCAGGCTTCCTtgagcaggatggggctgtCCGACCCTGCTCAGATGAAGTCTGCTTGGAGAGCTCGGTCCATCCAGGTTCAGCAGTTAATGTATAATGGCTTTATAACATCCAGGCAACTCCCGATTCTTGGAGTCTTGGATGTCTGGGTAAAACCTCATCACGAGTAACTTTGCCCCAGTCCCAGTGGGATCAGTGTGAAACACAGGAGGGCGGCAGCGGTGAATCGCGGATGATCGaagaaagcttttgaacaaCCAGCAGAACCACCActgaggggttttggggagaaaatagCCCAAATCTGCACTGCAGATCTGGCTTGCCTGCTGTGTGAGTGGGGCAGTGGTTTTTCTCCTGACAACTCTTTCCCTCGCAGGATCGGGCTGTCCCCAGCGGTACCGAACTGCTCTCTGGGCCAGCTGTCTCGGAAACCTCCTCCGGAGAGTGGCGGTGTTAGCGATGGGACTTTGGCGTGAGTAGCTCTGTGTGCTGGCACGGGGACAGCCGAAGGACAGTCCAAAGCAGGGAGGGGGTCCCTGCACTGGGGTGCTTGTGTAGGcagcaaatctgcttttttatgATCTGCATTGGCTGCTGCACCTCAGTGCAAGGTGTGGGGAAGTGGGTTTTGGTCAGAATTTCTTAGCGCTGATAGGTGGAGGAGACTTGGCTATTTTGGTAGTCAATGAGGGGAAACCACTGGAAACTTCTCAGCTGTGGTAGAGTTACAATTTGACACCCTGTGGCTGAGCTCAGGGtgatgcagagctctgctgaaattAGTCTTGTGCCTGGGGTGATGTTGCTGGTGGTATCTCACGCCGCCCTgacccacagcacccccagaccaTGCCAAGCAGGTGGGAGACTGATGGATCTTGGTGAGGAGATCTGATGGATCTTGTGCTGCAGGTGAATTTGAACTCTGGGGATGGATCTGCCAGGGTTTTGGCACAGGGGTatggaggaaggagcagagggatCAGGCTCGAGCTTCCCTGAGCACCGTGCCCTCCATGGGGCCAAGACATGGAAAACGCGGCTGATGCTTTCAGGATGTGGGAGCAATTTTGGGCGCAAGCTGCGAGCCGAGGCACGGTGGCTTTGTAGGGATCTGCTGTCCCTGTTGCAGGGTGGATCTGGGGCCCagtccccctcccctgctccatcctTCCCTTGCAGTTTCAGTTTTCCACCAGCAGTTGGGGAACTCAGGAAGCCACAGAAACGTGAGCGGGAACGTAGGAGATGGCAACACCACCCTGGAGAAAGGCTGCTTGGAGCTGAGGAAAAGTCTCTGCTTGTCACAGTTGCAAGGTAACTGCCCTGGCCGTCAGGTTTCCCAGCAACTTTGAGCACCCCCAGACTGGAGAACCAAGCGAAGTTGAGGGCGTCCCCGTGTTCCTGGGGAGCAAACAGGACTTAAACACTTGTCCTTTTTGGATGGGCAGGGGACAAGGTGGCTTCTTGATGGCTGAACATGGCCCTGACTGTCTTTCAGAGGGTGAGGGGTGCAAGCTCTGCCCCACGGGCTGGATGCTGCACGGGAGCAAGTGTTACTGGGTTACCGACATGATCAAGTCGTGGAGCAAGAGCCAGGACGACTGCAGGAATCGGGGGGCCGAGCTGGTGATGCCGGGGGACCAGGAAGAGCTGGTAAAGGGACCGATGGCATCGGGGCCGTGGGACgggtcccagggctgcacccGAGGGCCGGTGGCACCTGAAGAAGGGTTCAGGGCTCGCCCAGAAAtctgggctcagcacccagccctgtgcctgagcATCCAGGGCGCCTTTGCCAGCGTCAGAGGGTGGGGGACATCGGTGGGGCTCGTTCCTGGGACGGGGGCTGTGCGGGGACGGGCTGGAGCGGGTTTGGGGATGGCACGCTGGCATCACCGCCTGCCCTCTGCCCCGCTCCAGGCTTTCCTAAACAAAATCCTGCAGAAACCCAACGCTACTTCTGGATCGGCCTCTCCATCCCCTCCGCCGGGAAGGGCTGGACCTGGCTGAACGGCTCCCGCCTGGACCAGAGCCGGTGAGTGAGTGTTTTGGGGAGGGATGGGTGTTGGGGTGGGCACCTCCACCGTCACCCGAGGGACCCTGGTGCTGTGACGTgggctccctcctgcacccGCAGGTTCCCGTTGAGCCCCTGGGATGAAGGCAGAAGgtgcggggtgctggggggggacaggatCATCTCCGAAAACTGCAGCTCGGGATTGCAGGGGATCTGCCAGAAAGAAGCCACCCAGCTCTGAGCCGGGGGGGCCACAAGCTGGTCTGTGGCCGGGAGAGACGCTCGGGGACGGGCCACGATCAGGCCCTCGGTGGGGGAATACGGGAGCTGTTGTGCAACGACCAGATTAATAATGCGCAAATTAATAATGACATTAGCTGGGCTCTGTTGTGTGGTGTTTTCAAGCAAGTTTGTTAACGGGGGAGGCTGGAAAGTGCATCCTTCTGTACCAGATAAACTTCCCGCCCTTGTGCCCGTCCCTTTCTGCCCACCAGCACTTACCCCTGGACCTGCCTCACCCTTCCAGGGCTCCAGGGCACACACCAGGGCCCCCCTCCGACCCCCTGGGGAGGTGCCTTTGGGATTTCTACCCGTGCCAGCGTCCCCTTCAATCTTCCTCCTGGACCGTCCTCATCCTCAGGTTGTGCTTtcaccccaggcacagcacaagTAACCCAGGAGGTGGCCCGTACCCGGAAGGGACTGACAgacggcagaggagagggatgcTTGTGGCAGCAttgcaaaggcagagaggaagtgCAGCGGTGAGAGCGTTagggttaaaaaggaaaaaaagagggcaggggattaaaaaaagcaaccccaaaCTAAACCCCTAGCAAGCGAGCTCGCCACAAGGCAGTACTCGGTCCAGAATCCAAGGAGGGCAAACAGCCGGACCCTACTGAGCTGAGCGgaggtggggacaggggacacggggacgggtGCAAGTCTAAGCCACGGCTGCCACATGGTGGTGATGGCGGAAGAGCCAAGAGCCTTTCCCTACAGCGTAACCTCCAAAACCAGGGtttccccagctcagagcaAGCGTGGAAGCTCGGTGGGACTGCCCCGTGGCATTGCGCCGCCTCCCGTCCTCGCTGCGTGAACACAGCTGTCTGAACTGGGACGCGTGAGGATGgatggactgggagcactgggaaggggCCATTTGCGGCAGCCCTGACGCCCGCCCTTCCGCGTCGCTGTGCCATCGCTGCCTTCGCAGGGGATGCGGTGAGGATTCTTCACCCACCATGAAGCACAAGCCGGGGTGAAAGCTTCACGGAAAGGGGGTGGGAGAGCGTCATGCGGTGGGAGGTTTGGGCTGGACCTGGGTGAAGTGAGTTTGGACTTGAGCTTAATTCTCGATTCCAGAGATCGCTGTGCTCAATCCAAGCGAGAGGGGAATTCTCGAGCGGGGAAACCGTACAATGACTTGCTGAAACTGTTAGTGCTGCTCGAGCTCATGCCTTTACCTGGCCTCATCTCCTAGTGTGGTGTattacagcatggaaaaaacaaacgagCTTTCCAGGTCGCTAACGATCACGCTAGCTGTAAAGATGGAGCAGAGAAACCGCTCTTGATGCTGATCATATCTAAGCAATGGCTTCATGACTCGCTCCTGCTGTACCCCAAAAGAATCCAACCTGGGGGCGTCTTGTAAACACCAGCGGGTATAAACGTGCAGTCCCCTCGTTAACACGTACTAACTCACAGCAGGCGCTGCGGCGGGATTTTACTGCGGATGTCGGCCCGCAAAGCCAGCCGTGTGccgggctgcgtgtccagcagcgggTCGAGggggggattctgcccctctgctccgctctggggagacccccccgCAGTGccgcgtccagctcgggggtccccaggacaagctGCTCTCCCCCTGGagcgggtgctgctgcaggagccccagagcagctggaagcagccgTGGGCGTTGGGGACGAACCCGACCGGGACGGAGAGTGAACAAACCTCGCCGTGTCCCCGCTGAGAGGGGTCACGCGGCGGAAGTTTTCCTTAGCAAAGGAGCAGATCGAGACGCAGCCCTGCGCTTCGTATTGGCTGTCTCTCCCGCCACTCTCTCCTACCTGAGCGCTGATTGGTCGGAGCAGTGGGCGGAGCTGTTCTCGTTTCTCTCTGTGCCACTCGGTGTTTGGAGCTggctgaggcggcggcggcagaggtagggggaaagagagagcgAGAGAACGAGAGAGCGGGGAGCAGCCGTGGTGAGGGGAGCTTGGCGGGCTCTTCGTCCCCTCGGCGCTCCCCGTGTCCGCCATTTCCCAGAGCGGCTGTCTCTGGTCCCCTGCTGTCCCCTCAGGGCCGTGGGTCGGAAGGAGCCTGTTCCCCCGCAGCTGCGGCTGGGTTTCATTTCTCTCTAGGACAGGAGGGGCGCTGCGGAGCCTGGCCcggccctgcctggccctgcggctGCCCAAGAGGCCCAGCCCGTACCCCCGTAGGGGTACCCAGAGTTGTACGGTGTTTGTGTCAACGCCCCCGCCCAGTTCCCCCAACCCCTTTTCTGTGGGAGTTGGTGGTTTCCTCCCCCCGAGGCCCTTTTGGGGAGCAGCTGCTCGTGGTTCTCCCGGCAGGGAGCTGGCCCTTGTcatgaacaaaaccagcaacaacgTCGGTGGTTTTTGAAAGGCTGCAggcgctgccagggcaggggctgctttGTACAACGTGCGCAAGCAGCTCTGGGGGGAACAGTCCCGTCCCCTTGTGCCAGCTGAGCCCGTTTTGCAGCtttctgtgccagcagctggcagTTTGCAGGCGTTGGCATTTGTGgtggagcgggggggggctgaggggtgggcaggggggtgcCCCCAGCCAGCGAGTGCCTTGCGGCCGGtgtgggcagggtgctgggcagggtgctggctcTGCCGGGGACCGAGGGTCGGTCCCTGAGCTCGGTGATGCTGcgtgctggggacaggctgcagtgtcaggggggagcagggacagggcaggactGTGCTGGTGTTTCAAACCAAGTGCTGACAGCTGTCAGGCCACAGAATTAAACGTCCCTGATCTGCTGCATCAGTGCCATGTGCTCTGCAACTTCCCAACAGGACAACAACAGCTGTGGTGGTAAAGCTGCATCCCAGCCTGCCTCGAAACAGCCTTTGCCACCGGTATTATGTCCTGGGAGCAAGACACTGCTTGTTGCGAGCAAGGTGATACCACATCTCGGTTTCCCTTGGGACAAAGAGGGGAACAGAATCTGCCCCAATGATGAGGATGTGGAGAACCCCTGGGTCCCCAGGATGAAGGGGCATCCCCCCACCAGAGGTGCCTGGGCATAGAGGCAAAAGGACACACAGAAGAGCTCTGGGTGAGTGCAGGGCCACCGCTGTGGGCTGTAGGGAGGGCACAATGTCTCGGTGGTGGTGTCACCCCAGGAGGCCTGGGGCTGGCAAGTGTGAGgcttcttccagctgtctggGAAAGGCCTGGTCTTGTGCTCAGTTCCCATCGGGTGGTCTGTagcagcccccccccacacacacacatctccatctgtctggcagctctcctgctgcaggctgtcccctggGGTTCCCTCCTGCGTTCCCTGGGCAGCTCGTGTTGGGGACGGCAGGGATGCGAGGGCCGTGCCTGCTCTGGGACAGCGCCGTCCTCACTGCGAGtggctttttcctcctgcaggcaggTGCTGCGCTCTCCCTCCAGCGTATGGCCTGGTGGTGGCTGTGCTCGTGGCTGTGCTCGTGGCTGTGATCCTGGCTTTGGCCATTGCTCTTGCTGTACAGTCGGGTAAGGGAGGAGCGGCTGCCTCCGTCCTGCCCCTGGGCACAGAACCGTGTGCCTGCTCCCTCTCGTTCCCTGGCAGCAAATTGGGGATCCCTGTGGGGGGAGCCCGgggctgcctccttccctgccccacgCAGCTGTGTCCCCTGCTCCCTGTGGAGGGGAATCCTCTgaccttcttcccttctcctcttccctccacagCAGGCAGACGTGAAGGTCATCTAGCTCCGGTGCTGGGTTGTCCTGACAACTGGGTTGGGTACCGCGACGTCTGCTACTACCTCTCGACGGAGGAGGGGAGCTGGGTGTGGAGCCAGGAGCGGTGCTCCTCACACGGGGCCTCGCTGGCTGTGCTCCAGAGGGAGTGGGAAATGGTGAGTGGGGGGCTGTTgtggctgcagggtgggggtgTGAAGGAAGGGGGGTTCCTGGGTTGGGTGCAGACCCTGGGTGTGGAGCCCGGGGCTGGTGAGCTCGTTCAGAAGCGCTGGAGTCTGTTGGAGCAGCCgttgggagggagctgctgccatcccaggggcagtggtggtggtggtggtgcagggctggggctgcctgccaggctggcagggacctgcGTGGGGCCGGGACAGTGAGTGGCgtggggccagcagcagctcctgagtgttggcttctctctttcctaccCAGGAGTTTCTCTCGCGCCTCAAAGGCAAAGATGATTTCTGGCTTGGGCTGCGGAGACAGGGCGAACGCCTGGAGTGGGTGGATGGCAGCAGCTTCACCCAGACGTGAGTCCCGTGTGTAGACGGTCCTGCAGTGGGACGGGCAGGGGCCTGGTGGGACGTGTCTGCTGGGACTGTCCCTTGCAGGCAGCCCTTGTCCCCTCCCGGTGCCTGCAAGGGACAAACATTATCCCAGCGGTACCAGCGGTGTCATTGCTTCCTGTTGCAGGATCCTGGTGCGGGGCCAAGGAGCGTGTCTGTATTTGAATGACAATGCTTTAGTGAGTACAAGCTGCTCACAGCAACGGCCATATATGTGCAGCAAGCACTATGCTCAGAGGTGACAGAGAGAGGACCTTCTCCGTGCTGAGCACTCACAGCTTCACCTCGTCCGCCAGCGCAGGCAGGGACTGGCCAGGTGGGGAGGCAAGCACAGAGCCCCGACGTGAGCaggggtgtgcgagggccgctgagggaggtttcagtccaggcagcccttttggggctggcacctttggcctgggagcaggggctcgacgtttacagtttggaggctggacACTGGTTGGCAGTGAGAGGGCGTAGGGATGTTCTTGCCTCAGCTGCTGGTTCGGGGTGCTCCTGGTCTCGGTAACAACTCGCTGCCAGGTCTCAGGGAGCTGAacctgcaggaagaggagacatCGTGGAAGCTGACGtgtgcctggctgggctgggaccTCAAGCACGGAACAAgtggtttttctccttgtgtGACCACCCCAGAACTCTTTCTTCTCGTGCGATTCAGTCACACCCGCTTTTGTGCGGTAGGGACAGAGCtcgagcagctgctgccagaggagATGGGCGCAGAGCTCTGCGGAGTtccctggcacagagctgggcgGCTCTGGTGTGTCAGCTGTGCTGTTACTCCTATTTTAGTACTCTGCTGTGCATTAAACCATTGTAAATTCCCAGGAGTGTCCCTTCTATTCCCGAAGGCACCTGTTGAAGGCAGCcctgtcccttcccctcctcgcCCCTGGGTGCAATTTCCATCCTGGCTTTTGGAGCAGCGCTGGCTCTGCCCGATGCCCAGGCGagtcctggggc is from Grus americana isolate bGruAme1 chromosome 32 unlocalized genomic scaffold, bGruAme1.mat SUPER_32_unloc_7, whole genome shotgun sequence and encodes:
- the LOC129200140 gene encoding killer cell lectin-like receptor subfamily B member 1C; this encodes MNLNPFAGQGSGCPQRYRTALWASCLGNLLRRVAVLAMGLWLSVFHQQLGNSGSHRNVSGNVGDGNTTLEKGCLELRKSLCLSQLQEGEGCKLCPTGWMLHGSKCYWVTDMIKSWSKSQDDCRNRGAELVMPGDQEELAFLNKILQKPNATSGSASPSPPPGRAGPG
- the LOC129200142 gene encoding early activation antigen CD69-like, coding for MRTGGALRSLARPCLALRLPKRPSPYPRRGTQSCTVFVSTPPPSSPNPFSLSGKGLVLCSVPIGWSVAAPPHTHTSPSVWQLSCCRLSPGVPSCVPWAARVGDGRDARAVPALGQRRPHCEWLFPPAGRCCALPPAYGLVVAVLVAVLVAVILALAIALAVQSAGRREGHLAPVLGCPDNWVGYRDVCYYLSTEEGSWVWSQERCSSHGASLAVLQREWEMEFLSRLKGKDDFWLGLRRQGERLEWVDGSSFTQTILVRGQGACLYLNDNALVSTSCSQQRPYMCSKHYAQR